CATTGACATCAGTTATGGATGGTCGGGGGATGTAGGCTGCCCAGGAGCGAAATACCCTTTGAATAGCTGGTATAAAGCTGAAGGGGAGGGCAAGGGGGGACCCATGCAAGGGTTTCCCCTTATTCTCCATCCTGGAAAATGGAGACACCAGAAGCGCAACAAATGGTAGAACAACGGTTGATCAACCAGTTTGAACTTGACCAAGTAGCCATCTTGGAGTCAACGGGGACAAGCCAGGTGTAGACCAGGCGTACGAACGCCAGGAAAATGCAATAGCGTATCGGCTCGAAGAACCCCAAAGCGAGGAAGAGATATGAGCAAAATTCGTCTTTACACGATTGGTTTCACTAAAAAGTCCGCTGAAGACTTTTTTGAAGCGTTAAAGAAAATGAAGATAAAAACCTTAATCGACATTCGCTTAAACAATCAGTCGCAGTTAGCCGGATTTAGCAAAGGAAAAGACCTTCCTTATTTTTTAAAAGAAATATGCTCATGCGCCTACATTCATCTGCCAGAATGGGCTCCCACCAAAGAAATCCTTGATTCATACAAGAAGAAACAGAGCACATGGGAGACATACGAAAAGCAATTTCGATTCCTTCTCTCTCAAAGAGACATCATATCGGAAGCATCCCAAATGGACTTAGGCAACGCTTGTCTCCTTTGTAGTGAACCGACAGCCGACAAATGCCACAGAAGATTGGTTGCTGAACATCTTGCAGACAACATTGATGGCCTGTCCATCTGGCATATTTAAGCACCGAAAAGGTCATGGTTAATAAGCGAATTAGAAAATGGGGTTCGATCAAAGACGAACTCATCAAGAAGTCACGCAAAGCCTCCCATGCTGCGGTTCAAATACAGTTGGGATGTAGCTTTTTCCCGTATAGTTGATTTGTAGGGGCATATTTGTCTTTTTGGGGGTAGCCTTTCTATGCCACACAGCAGTGTGTGTCCGTCCGGTGAACCTTGGGTCACCGTGGCCCGACGAAGGGGGACTTTATCCCTCCACGTGAGAGGGAAGTTTCATATCAACCCATTTGTTTTCATCAGATTTTTTAGGTTTCGTCTGGTCCAGCCCAACTTGGCCCATGGCTTATCTGTCATGACCGGTCTCATAATCGGTAGTTTAAAGCTTTAACGCCGATGTCCAAGAGGTGGCCGGGATACTATTACATTTCAAGCCTGTGAGTGCTCTTTCGTTTTCGCCGCCAGTAACAGGCCTTTAAAAACTCGCCTGCATTATGCTGGAATTGTTCA
The Oceanidesulfovibrio indonesiensis genome window above contains:
- a CDS encoding DUF488 domain-containing protein, whose amino-acid sequence is MSKIRLYTIGFTKKSAEDFFEALKKMKIKTLIDIRLNNQSQLAGFSKGKDLPYFLKEICSCAYIHLPEWAPTKEILDSYKKKQSTWETYEKQFRFLLSQRDIISEASQMDLGNACLLCSEPTADKCHRRLVAEHLADNIDGLSIWHI